A part of Rhinoderma darwinii isolate aRhiDar2 chromosome 1, aRhiDar2.hap1, whole genome shotgun sequence genomic DNA contains:
- the FOXE1 gene encoding forkhead box protein E1, with protein MTAENEQSPTRATGADTNLQQSSNFSMQVVKVEKNPTPEASVSSGPSEVDDTPKGRRRKRPLQRGKPPYSYIALIAMAIAHSSDRKLTLGGIYKFIMERFPFYRDNSKKWQNSIRHNLTLNDCFIKIPREPGRPGKGNYWALDPNAEDMFDSGSFLRRRKRFKRTDLTTYPAYIHDTSVFPSLQVGRPSYPNSVYSNMTMSPTYGQQITPHSSVYYPSSSPAFGSSQSRVFSINTLIGHSSGTEHTQQASRSSPDVNSSNNSSCNYTGTSYNSQAGGSSMLQRPTNPMPYSYSVPNSHLQMNQSSYTHGNTQLFGTASRLAMPTSPVMNSESMDFYGRMSPGQYTSLTAYNSNGQLAGPNAYLRHATYSGNMDRFVSAV; from the coding sequence atgacagcagagaacgaacAGTCCCCTACTAGAGCTACTGGAGCAGACACCAACCTACAACAATCAAGTAACTTTTCTATGCAAGTAGTAAAGGTGGAGAAGAATCCAACACCTGAAGCAAGTGTCTCCAGTGGACCTTCGGAAGTAGATGACACTCCTAAAGGAAGGAGAAGGAAAAGGCCTCTACAGAGGGGAAAACCACCTTATAGTTACATTGCTCTCATAGCAATGGCTATTGCTCATTCTTCAGACAGAAAGCTTACCCTAGGAGGCATCTACAAGTTCATTATGGAAAGGTTCCCTTTTTACCGGGACAACTCAAAAAAGTGGCAAAACTCCATCAGACACAACCTTACCCTCAATGATTGCTTCATCAAAATACCAAGAGAGCCAGGGAGGCCTGGGAAAGGCAACTACTGGGCCTTGGACCCTAATGCTGAAGATATGTTTGACAGCGGAAGCTTTCTTAGAAGAAGGAAGAGATTCAAAAGAACCGATCTCACCACATACCCAGCTTACATACATGACACTAGTGTGTTTCCATCTCTGCAAGTGGGTAGGCCATCATATCCTAATTCTGTGTATTCCAATATGACGATGAGCCCCACATATGGTCAACAAATCACCCCCCATTCTTCTGTCTACTACCCGTCTTCTTCTCCTGCCTTCGGATCTAGCCAATCTAGAGTGTTCAGCATCAATACACTTATAGGGCATTCTAGTGGCACAGAGCATACTCAGCAGGCAAGCAGATCCAGTCCTGACGTCAACTCTTCCAATAACAGCTCTTGCAATTACACTGGTACAAGTTACAACAGCCAAGCAGGAGGTAGTAGCATGCTACAGAGACCTACCAACCCCATGCCATATTCCTATTCAGTACCCAACAGCCACCTGCAAATGAATCAAAGTTCATATACACATGGCAACACACAGCTGTTTGGTACAGCCAGCAGATTAGCCATGCCAACATCTCCAGTGATGAACAGTGAGAGCATGGACTTCTATGGCAGGATGTCTCCAGGACAGTACACCTCATTGACTGCCTACAATAGTAACGGACAACTAGCCGGCCCTAATGCCTACCTGCGACATGCAACATATTCTGGGAACATGGACAGGTTTGTGTCTGCAGTTTAA